In Bombina bombina isolate aBomBom1 chromosome 6, aBomBom1.pri, whole genome shotgun sequence, a single genomic region encodes these proteins:
- the LOC128664905 gene encoding uncharacterized protein LOC128664905, producing the protein MNPGVPVGGHCGPARGKGPVGSNPRQGAKAPLGNYKGGASPIGHARSTPKSAGSNSKVSVGKGGARAGGAFGAQIGGSVGARPQAPGASPAAARKVVTRSSTKHGSPEQFQSLDLAVASTRRKKATPITQKSVHFSEEIEDFTEDEQGVYDDVASGEGNQDVCEGMHERSGHRGRGRADLPLRGTPLWQSLLQESDMATSGDSGSGLERGAESGQDSMVSEDERPSTSGVVAIPNRIGVRDGPRSGPLRAWIVGHSFVHWAAIRAASQPGGQQLGFSFSRVVVRWLGRRGLCWADLPGLLQSAMRRWEKPHVLIIHLGGNDLGSIPGRDLSAVIQSDLRTFKAWLPGVRMGWSNIIPRLKWRHMANHRAAFQVRKKLNRDVRKLMCELGGFVVEHKFITAADRSLYRGDGVHLTDHGMDLFIEDIRQSLLLFV; encoded by the exons atgaacccgggggtccctGTCGGAGGGCATTGCGGCCCGGCAAGGGGCAAAGGCCCCGTCGGTAGTAatcctcgtcaaggggcaaaggccccattgGGCAATTATAAAGGTGGCGCATCACCTATTGGGCACGCTAGGAGTACGCCCAAGAGCGCTGGCagtaatagtaaggtttctgtgggcaaaggcggcgcccgtgcaggcggcgcttttggcgcgcaaattggtgggagtgtaggggctaggcctcaggctccgggcgcatccccggcagcagcgaggaaggtagtaactaggtcttctaccaaacatggttcaccagaacagtttcagagtttagatttagcggttgcatccactaggcgtaagaaagccacccctatcactcagaagtcagtacattttagtgaagagatagaggactttacagaagatgagcagggtgtgtatgatgacGTTGCAAGTGGCGAAGGCAACCAGGATGTGTGTGAGGGGATGCATGAGcggtctgggcacagggggaggggtagagcagaccttccccttcgtggtactcctctctggcaatctcttttgcaggaaagcgacatggctacgtcaggagattcaggcagcgggttggagagaggtgctgagagcggccaggactccatggtgtcagaggatgagcgtccttctacttcgggagtcgtggcgattccaaacaggatcggtgtgagagatg ggcctagaagtgggccacttcgtgcctggatcgttgggcactcgttcgtacactgggcggctatccgagcagcatcgcaacctggagggcagcagcttgggttctcattctctagggtggtagttaggtggttagggaggagaggcctttgctgggcagatctgcctgggttactgcaatccgccatgaggcggtgggagaaaccccatgttctgatcatccacttaggtggaaatgatctcggctcaattcccggccgggacttgagcgcagtgatccaatcagatctgcgcacctttaaagcttggttgcctggtgtgagaatgggctggtcaaacattataccgaggttgaagtggagacacatggctaatcatagggcagcgttccaagttcgcaagaagctcaatagagatgttaggaagcttatgtgcgagctaggtggttttgttgtggaacacaagttcattacggccgctgaccggagcctgtaccgaggcgacggggtccatcttacggaccatggcatggacctgtttattgaagatatacgtcagtccctactcctatttgtgtga